In Bacillus carboniphilus, a single genomic region encodes these proteins:
- a CDS encoding nucleotidyltransferase, whose product MKSVGVIVEYNPFHNGHLFHLQESKRVTDADIVIAVMSGHFLQRGEPALVSKWARTKMALKAGIDLVVELPYQFATQQAEVFANGAISLLEALQCDAFAFGSESGNITSFVNTLQAVNDNDATIQQRIQLEVKKGNSYPKAISNAYVSLLEKDQDDLLDLSKPNNILGFHYVKALVEQKGNMKPFTITRKNAHYHDEHFASATIASATSIRKAIFNTTEQSDSAQIAQYVPSTTYEELHSYQQAIGTFHSWELYWPYLQYRIQTASLEELRNIYEVEEGIEYRLKQISLEAQSFHSFMEELKTKRYTWTRLQRMCLHILTNTTNHELSKQNRKASYIRILGMSQNGQAFIRKKKKELDMPIISNVKREHSDLLHTDLKAALTYNLPIQKKKPLNEEYSSHPVFI is encoded by the coding sequence ATGAAAAGTGTAGGTGTTATTGTTGAATATAATCCCTTTCACAACGGACATTTATTCCATCTACAAGAATCAAAAAGAGTTACAGATGCTGATATCGTTATTGCAGTGATGAGTGGACATTTTCTTCAGAGAGGAGAACCTGCTCTCGTTTCAAAATGGGCCAGAACAAAGATGGCATTAAAGGCGGGCATTGATTTGGTTGTTGAGCTCCCCTATCAATTTGCCACTCAACAGGCAGAAGTATTTGCAAATGGTGCCATCTCTTTACTCGAAGCTCTTCAATGTGATGCCTTTGCTTTTGGGAGTGAATCTGGAAACATTACAAGTTTCGTAAATACTCTTCAAGCTGTTAATGATAACGATGCAACTATTCAACAAAGAATTCAACTGGAAGTTAAGAAAGGCAATAGCTATCCAAAAGCCATCTCTAATGCATATGTGAGTTTATTAGAGAAGGATCAGGACGATCTACTGGACCTTTCTAAGCCGAATAATATACTTGGATTTCATTATGTGAAAGCCTTAGTTGAGCAAAAAGGAAACATGAAGCCTTTTACCATTACCAGAAAAAATGCACACTACCATGATGAACATTTTGCTTCTGCAACCATTGCTAGTGCTACCAGTATCCGGAAGGCGATTTTTAATACTACAGAACAGTCAGACTCAGCCCAAATTGCCCAATACGTTCCCTCAACCACCTATGAAGAACTACATTCCTACCAACAGGCAATTGGAACCTTCCATAGCTGGGAACTTTACTGGCCATACCTTCAATACAGAATCCAGACAGCATCACTAGAAGAGTTAAGAAACATCTATGAAGTGGAAGAAGGGATTGAATACCGTTTAAAACAAATCTCCCTAGAGGCTCAAAGCTTTCATTCCTTTATGGAGGAGTTGAAGACGAAGAGATATACGTGGACCCGCTTACAAAGAATGTGTTTACATATCCTGACGAATACTACAAACCATGAATTATCTAAACAGAATAGAAAAGCTTCCTATATAAGAATTCTAGGAATGTCCCAAAACGGACAAGCTTTCATAAGAAAAAAGAAAAAAGAATTGGATATGCCGATTATTTCAAATGTAAAAAGAGAGCATTCAGATCTACTTCATACAGATTTGAAGGCTGCTTTAACCTACAATTTACCGATTCAAAAGAAAAAGCCGCTTAATGAAGAATATAGCAGTCACCCAGTCTTTATATAA
- a CDS encoding enoyl-CoA hydratase/isomerase family protein, with the protein MSDYSIEEKFPHTIFFTIKRKQVHNAINYQVMQGFEEVIERIEQDHRIALLVITGEGDRAFCSGGDLQAFHSLHTAEESYQMLERMAHVLFKLATLPVPVVCLLNGTAVGGGMEIATACDIRYAKKTAKFGFIQANLAITTGWGGGTLFLEKFQPNFALEWLLKADKRDASELYEAGFLTGLFEGDPFELFAREFQSVLSHEPDVMRAYKNIYLQKLDKSSLLDRMLKEAENCSVLWQKDAHHLAVSKFLNKT; encoded by the coding sequence TTGAGTGACTATTCAATAGAAGAAAAGTTTCCACATACGATATTCTTCACGATTAAAAGAAAACAAGTCCACAATGCTATTAACTATCAAGTCATGCAAGGTTTTGAAGAAGTGATTGAACGAATCGAACAAGACCATCGTATCGCATTACTAGTTATTACCGGTGAAGGAGACAGAGCATTTTGTTCAGGTGGCGATTTACAAGCGTTTCACTCATTACATACTGCAGAAGAAAGCTATCAAATGCTAGAGAGAATGGCACATGTTCTATTTAAATTGGCCACACTTCCTGTTCCGGTTGTTTGTCTATTAAACGGTACGGCAGTTGGTGGTGGTATGGAAATCGCGACTGCCTGTGACATCCGATATGCAAAGAAAACTGCCAAATTTGGATTTATTCAAGCGAATCTTGCTATAACAACCGGCTGGGGTGGAGGGACCCTCTTTCTTGAAAAATTTCAACCCAATTTCGCACTGGAATGGTTACTAAAGGCAGACAAAAGGGATGCATCGGAGTTGTATGAAGCTGGGTTTCTAACTGGTTTGTTCGAGGGGGATCCTTTTGAATTATTTGCTAGAGAGTTTCAATCTGTTCTCAGCCACGAACCAGATGTAATGCGAGCCTATAAAAACATATATTTACAAAAGCTGGATAAATCTAGCTTACTAGATAGGATGTTAAAAGAAGCAGAAAATTGTTCAGTATTGTGGCAAAAAGACGCACACCATCTTGCGGTTTCCAAATTCTTGAACAAAACCTAA
- a CDS encoding SepM family pheromone-processing serine protease, producing the protein MSRKTYQKVLIAVLIIAIFLSFYKLPYYVYRPGSAKELAPIIQVEGSSQVERGSFMLTTVSRLEPNVFIYLWARIRPFYEIEKQEDIRDDGETKEEFDVYQLFLMDNSKKNAIHVAYEYAGIPVEYTYHGIYVIGIVEGMPAEEVLRPGDQIVKVNGQAFESSEEFKDFVVNTGDEIEVTYIRDGMTHTAAIHTAPFPDQPDTVGLGISLVDDYDIVVDPSVEINSSTIGGPSAGLMFSLEIYNQLTDEDWTKGYEIAGTGEITKDGKVLRIGGIEHKIVAADNKGVEIFFAPNEEGAEGSNYQEALKVKKQIKSDIVIVPVDNFQDAIDYLETLEPKGE; encoded by the coding sequence ATGAGTCGTAAAACCTATCAAAAAGTACTCATCGCAGTTTTAATCATTGCAATTTTTCTATCATTTTATAAGCTTCCATACTATGTGTATCGTCCAGGTTCGGCTAAAGAATTAGCACCCATTATCCAGGTAGAGGGAAGCTCTCAAGTGGAAAGAGGCAGCTTTATGCTGACGACAGTAAGCCGCTTGGAACCTAATGTCTTTATTTATCTTTGGGCCCGAATAAGACCTTTTTACGAAATAGAAAAGCAAGAGGATATTCGTGACGATGGAGAGACAAAAGAAGAATTTGATGTATATCAACTCTTTTTAATGGATAATTCAAAGAAAAACGCTATTCATGTAGCATATGAGTATGCAGGGATTCCTGTAGAGTATACGTATCATGGCATTTACGTTATAGGGATAGTAGAGGGAATGCCAGCAGAAGAAGTATTAAGACCAGGAGATCAAATTGTTAAAGTAAATGGTCAGGCATTTGAATCATCAGAGGAATTTAAAGATTTTGTTGTGAATACTGGCGATGAAATTGAAGTAACGTATATTCGGGATGGAATGACACATACAGCTGCTATTCATACAGCACCGTTCCCTGATCAACCCGATACAGTTGGTTTGGGGATCTCTCTTGTAGATGACTACGATATTGTAGTAGATCCATCCGTGGAGATTAACTCTAGTACAATTGGTGGACCTTCCGCCGGTCTGATGTTTAGTTTAGAGATTTATAACCAGCTAACAGATGAAGATTGGACAAAAGGTTATGAAATAGCGGGAACTGGTGAAATCACAAAAGATGGAAAAGTCCTTCGCATTGGTGGAATTGAACATAAAATTGTGGCTGCCGATAATAAAGGCGTTGAAATTTTCTTTGCTCCTAATGAGGAAGGGGCGGAAGGGTCAAATTACCAAGAAGCCCTTAAAGTTAAGAAACAAATTAAATCTGATATTGTGATCGTTCCGGTTGATAACTTCCAAGATGCAATAGATTATTTGGAAACATTAGAACCAAAAGGTGAGTAG
- the rpmF gene encoding 50S ribosomal protein L32 produces the protein MAVPFRRTSKTKKRLRRTHFKLQVPGMVECPNCGEMKLAHRVCKACGTYKGKEVVNK, from the coding sequence ATGGCTGTACCTTTTAGAAGAACTTCTAAAACTAAGAAGCGACTACGTCGTACTCACTTCAAACTTCAAGTCCCTGGTATGGTAGAATGCCCAAACTGCGGCGAAATGAAATTAGCTCACCGTGTATGTAAGGCTTGCGGAACATACAAAGGTAAAGAAGTTGTTAATAAATAA
- a CDS encoding YceD family protein, whose translation MILKWSVIQLQKLRDKGLEINETVELENELKRIDSQIRGASPTKVTGKADMSSNRVTFHLTVEGTLTLPCSRTLKDVHYPYHIESKETFLLQSNGYDSLDDSDEVHRLEGDVLNLTPVLLEMIISEIPIQVYAEDAKNEDDFHPSGKGWEVIGEAEEKEKIDPRLEKLSQLMNNSDQN comes from the coding sequence ATGATATTGAAATGGTCTGTTATCCAGCTACAAAAACTCCGAGACAAGGGCTTGGAGATTAACGAAACAGTAGAACTTGAGAATGAACTAAAAAGGATAGACTCTCAAATTAGAGGGGCGTCACCTACTAAAGTGACGGGAAAAGCCGATATGAGTTCTAATAGAGTTACTTTTCACTTAACAGTAGAAGGTACTTTAACTCTACCTTGTTCTAGAACGTTAAAGGATGTTCATTATCCTTACCATATTGAGTCGAAAGAAACTTTTCTTTTACAATCAAATGGTTATGATAGTTTGGACGATTCGGACGAAGTACATCGCCTGGAAGGGGATGTGCTGAATTTAACACCTGTCCTTTTAGAAATGATTATTTCTGAAATTCCAATACAGGTATATGCTGAAGACGCAAAGAATGAAGATGACTTTCATCCGTCAGGTAAAGGATGGGAAGTTATCGGTGAAGCAGAAGAAAAAGAAAAGATTGATCCCCGTTTAGAAAAGCTTTCACAGCTAATGAACAATTCGGATCAAAACTGA